In Gossypium arboreum isolate Shixiya-1 chromosome 3, ASM2569848v2, whole genome shotgun sequence, the sequence agttgagtgactgaattgAATTCTGAGTAACTATTTTGTTAGCTACCTAAAGTTGAGTAACTGTTAGTGTAATTTACCTAATTTTAAATGTCATACCAAAAGAATTAATAGAAGAATTTCAACAGTACTAACAAATGTACCTAAATTTTTAGATTTGAAAAATATGACTAAATACTTAGAATAAAAATATAGCGAATAaactccaaatatacaaattcaacataataaaactttcaaaattttacgGAAAAGAACTAATTACCCAAGGCTAAGCGTATTTATGATTAAGAGTTGAATATGATGATTCAGAACTTTGATTACGTCATACATGACATTcatatttgaatatgaaatttacAATATTTAATCACTTTAAATGATGATAACTTATATTAGCAAATGATTAATCCCCAGGTAAAATATGCTTTTGTCGTGCATTAATTACCCGTAAACATCTCAAAGCATTGACCTTGCTTTTATTAATAATTGTGTCACCGTCCGCCGGCTACACCTCACCCCAACACCATTAATGGTTGCTTCCAGAAACAATAACAATAGCTATTTGTCAAATCCAACATGGCGGGAGGAAGAACCCCCTTACTTTTGCTTTGCTATAAATTGGGCAACAACCCCTTTttccattgctaatttaaccacCATAAAACTAGTGCGAACTTTGCTAAGTAAGCTTTTCCACTCTTTTTCTTTTGAATGGCGATTCCGGTGATTGATTTTTCTAAGCTCAATGGCGACGAGAGGGCCAAGACATTGGCTGAGATTGCAGATGCATGCGAGGAATGGGGTTTCTTTCAGGTACCTTTTTCTTATCTTTAACCTACATCGTGCTGCAAATTGGGTTGATCTATGTGTGTGTAAATGTGTATTTGTTGTAGTTGGTGAACAATGGGATTGCAGAGGAGCTGCTGGAGAGGGTGAAGAAGGTTTCATCAGAGTTCTATAAGGTGGAAAGGGAAGAGAATTTCAAGAACTCAAAGGTGGTGAATTTGTTGAATGAAAGTGGCGATGAAAAGTTGGAGAATGTGGATTGGGAAGATGTTATAACTTTAACGGATGATAATGTCAATGAATGGTCATATCAAACATCGGGATTTCAGTAAGCAAGATTAATCAGTTCTTAACAAGCTAAAATATTCATTAAATTGCTTTggtttatgattatatatatgtgtTGATGACAGGGAAACCATGAAGGAATTCCGAGATGAGTTGAAAATATTGGCTGAAAAAATCATGGAAGTAATGGATGAAAACTTGGGGTTACCAAAGGGAAACATGAAGAAAGCTTTCAATGGTGGAGGTGAAAACAATGCATTCTTCGGCACCAAGTTGTGCCACTATCCGCCATGCCCGAACCCTGAGAAGGTCACTGGTCTTCGAGCCCACACCGATGCCGGTGGCGTCATCTTACTCTTCCAAGATGACGAAGTGGGCGGCCTTCAAGTACTTAAAGATGGGGAATGGATCGATGTGCAGCCATTGAAGAACTCGATCGTCATAAACACTGGTGACCAAATCGAAGTCCTCAGCAATGGGCGATATAAGAGTGCTTGGCACCGTGTTTTGAGCACCATTGATGGCAACAGGCTATCCATTGCTTCGTTTTATAATCCTTCACTTAAAGCCACCATTGCTCCTGCACCACAACTGGTGAAGGAAACGAATGAAGAAATGGATCAAACTTATCCCAAGTTTGTGTTTGGTGATTATATGTCTGTTTATGTTCAGCAAAAATTTCTCCCTAAAGAACCAAGGTTCCAAGCTGTACGGGCCGTGTAATACGAAGAAGATAATAAGcagtaaaacatgaaattatatatgatctttttatttaaaggaaaaaaaatttgtatacatatatatgtatatgatcttCTCTTGGATATTCAAAGACCTTCCATAATTCTTTCCGCTGCATTTTTGGTGGGATGTTGCAGAAAAAAACAGTAAAACTTCAACTTTTCTAAAAAAGTATAATGCATGTCCTATCTCAATGTCCCAACTAATCTTCGAACACAGACTAGAATTAGGTAGTATAGCAAGTAGATTGAAAAAGAATAAAGCAAAACAATAAAGTGGCAAACAAGATTTGTTAACATAATTTATATAACAATTCTACTCTTAGGAGCCTTAGTCAGTGAATTATTTTATTCAACAATGGATCATGAATTCTATTGGTTAAAGCCCAATCAACTCTTATACTATGAGATAATTGTGTCCTCAACAAGGAACTCCAATGTTACAATCACTCAACCCAAACATGTCACTTACGAACAACTTTTACTCATCAAAGAATACATGAACACAATAGTGTAACACTTCACAACAAATAGAAATAGAATTTATTAAACAAACTCTTTCTGTAACATCACGATTTtgagcctagtcagaacagtggttttgagaccacaaattcgatgagaaaaattttatttttattatatttttatggtataaaatttcacggaatgatttcgtgaaaatatcgttcgaaaattttgacttttggacactcaatttagttaaaaggactaaatcgtaaaaagtgaaaaagttgagttctacatgctagaggtgtccaattgttatgaaattttaaattggaggtcattatatggtaattagaccattggttaagtttggtggacaaaaatggacatggttaggcatgtttccaaagtttttcattaagggcattttggtcatttagttattaaaatgaattaaaaacaaaattaaaagccaatttttttccatcttcaacctcttggccgaaacttgcatggagaaaccatgtctagggtttttcaagtgTCCGTTCTAGccctgcttttaatgatttttacgtttttgcaatctCCGTAACAAGAATTATTTATTTCTATCATTAATTTgaactagggttcatgtttaaaaatttcctTATGtgtgaaatgcatgaattttgatgtctaatggtagaaaatgagtgttgggtgttaaataaatgacttttactaagcgattttcgatgaaaacatttgaaaggaccattttgtaaaagttgtaaaagtggtataaaagggtgttttgatgagaattgtagtttgatatagttatgaaaatggttcggctacgcctatagagtgagaaaattgaataaaaatcactctacgagcttaggggcaaaagtgtaattttgacaaagtttaggggcaaaaacg encodes:
- the LOC108456403 gene encoding 1-aminocyclopropane-1-carboxylate oxidase 5-like; protein product: MAIPVIDFSKLNGDERAKTLAEIADACEEWGFFQLVNNGIAEELLERVKKVSSEFYKVEREENFKNSKVVNLLNESGDEKLENVDWEDVITLTDDNVNEWSYQTSGFQETMKEFRDELKILAEKIMEVMDENLGLPKGNMKKAFNGGGENNAFFGTKLCHYPPCPNPEKVTGLRAHTDAGGVILLFQDDEVGGLQVLKDGEWIDVQPLKNSIVINTGDQIEVLSNGRYKSAWHRVLSTIDGNRLSIASFYNPSLKATIAPAPQLVKETNEEMDQTYPKFVFGDYMSVYVQQKFLPKEPRFQAVRAV